In the genome of Rhodamnia argentea isolate NSW1041297 chromosome 3, ASM2092103v1, whole genome shotgun sequence, one region contains:
- the LOC115729515 gene encoding uncharacterized protein LOC115729515, whose translation MGSKGGGGGGGGNNGISTIPTGSRKVVQSLREIVNCSELEIYAALKECDMDPNEAVNRLLFQDPFHEVKSKREKKKENKDTTEPRPRGTITTSTRGGRSGSERYAGRGRANVPSSSEPGKAPYKKENGSHVYAGSSSSAYIMSGNTVNRQITHSDASAWENKVSAAGESELVSSTVQPSPGLQRAWAGVPGQVSMADIVKMGRPQGKVSGTSNAPIHQGVLPPYSAITHEDFQQLDQSSKIYMSDPNDDWPLDEQQACPSSDEWPPFENSRTAVSSNLDSQVVESKLYGGASDLPLEGTSQHLTSQLDNIHLLEDGSLENNANHMGLASVSNRNIQGDDDVERSYLENNVYENINAFQPHMHSYDHNEAEDVTTVATNLQELNFQNSDEESLSEEDGPAVVIPDHLQVHTPDCQHLSFGSFGSGAGAGARTLNSNLAETQPVADASSVALSDARNTEHYGDDHLRPPSDGDDMHVTVVSAGSYEAPSASQPDSLKQQSVETTSGNQYNFPSSAPGFSYDNTQHLNAAFTHQQTSSQLQNLASFSSVLPSYSSSLPSALLASTVQTEREPDLPYLPFPVTHSMPTKFSNPTSSMSSSVISTPEAFRAANISGAQQTPQSLPNAGLSTGPALPQHLAMHPYSQPTLPLGHFANMVSYPFLPQSYSYVPSAFQQTFAGNSTYHQSLAALLPQYKNSLSSSSLPQSGAIPSGYGFNGSTGIPGGNFSLNPPAAPAPTTLGYDDALSSQYKDANSLLSLQQNENSAMWLQGPGARTMGTVPANTYYNFQGQTQQPTGLRQGQGQQPSQHFGSLNYPNFYQSAGMSLEHQQQIVRDGSLGGSQSQQAKQSAQIWQNTY comes from the exons ATGGGGAGCaaaggaggcggcggcggtggcggcggcaacAATGGAATTTCGACAATCCCTACGGGGTCGAGGAAGGTGGTGCAGAGCTTGAGGGAGATTGTGAACTGCTCGGAGCTGGAGATCTACGCGGCTCTCAAGGAGTGTGACATGGACCCTAACGAAGCCGTCAATCGCCTCCTCTTTCAAG ATCCTTTTCATGAGGTGAAGAGCaagcgagaaaagaaaaaggag AATAAAGACACAACGGAACCGAGACCTCGTGGGACTATTACCACATCAACTCGAGGTGGTCGGAGTGGTTCTGAACGATATGCTGGTCGTGGACGTGCAAATGTACCAAGCTCTAGTG AGCCTGGTAAAGCTCCATATAAGAAGGAGAATGGGTCACATGTTTATGCGGGTTCTTCATCTTCTGCTTATATTATGTCAGGGAATACTGTGAACCGGCAAATCACACACAG TGATGCTTCGGCCTGGGAAAATAAGGTGTCTGCAGCAGGTGAAAGTGAGCTTGTGTCTTCAACAGTTCAGCCTTCACCAGGATTGCAACGAGCTTGGGCCGGAGTCCCTGGTCAAGTATCAATGGCAGATATAGTGAAGATGGGTAGACCACAAGGCAAGGTTTCTGGGACCTCGAATGCACCTATTCATCAAGGTGTCCTTCCGCCTTATTCAGCAATTACACATGAAGACTTTCAACAATTGGATCAATCTTCTAAAATATATATGTCAGATCCCAATGATGACTGGCCCTTGGATGAGCAGCAGGCATGTCCTTCTAGTGACGAGTGGCCTCCATTTGAGAATTCACGGACCGCAGTATCCTCTAATTTGGATTCACAAGTGGTGGAGTCGAAACTGTATGGAGGTGCATCTGACTTGCCCTTGGAAGGAACCAGTCAGCATTTGACATCCCAGCTTGACAATATTCATCTTTTAGAAGATGGATCTTTGGAAAACAATGCAAACCACATGGGACTTGCTTCAGTGTCCAACAGAAACATTCAGGGCGATGATGATGTAGAGAGGTCTTATTTGGAGAACAATGTCTATGAGAACATCAATGCTTTCCAGCCTCacatgcattcatatgaccataaTGAAG CTGAAGATGTTACGACGGTTGCTACGAACTTGCAAGAACTAAATTTTCAGAACAGTGATGAGGAATCGCTATCTGAGGAAGATGGTCCTGCTGTAGTAATTCCCGATCATTTACAAGTCCATACACCAGATTGCCAGCACCTGAGCTTTGGTAGTTTTGGCTCTGGCGCTGGTGCTGGTGCTAGGACCTTGAATAGTAATTTGGCTGAAACACAACCAGTTGCAGATGCTTCTTCAGTTGCCCTGTCTGACGCCAG AAATACAGAACATTATGGCGACGATCATCTTAGGCCCCCTTCGGATGGAGATGATATGCATGTTACTGTAGTAAGTGCTGGGAGCTATGAAGCTCCTTCAGCTTCTCAACCAGACTCGTTGAAGCAGCAGTCAGTCGAAACTACTTCAGGGAATCAGTACAACTTCCCATCTTCAGCACCTGGTTTCAGTTATGATAACACCCAACACCTCAATGCTGCATTCACTCACCAGCAAACTAGCTCGCAGTTGCAAAACCTAGCTTCTTTCTCCAGTGTACTG CCGTCATATTCAAGTTCATTACCCAGTGCTTTGTTAGCTTCAACTGTTCAGACAGAAAGAGAGCCTGATCTTCCATACTTGCCCTTCCCTGTGACACACTCAATGCCTACAAAATTCAGCAATCCGACTTCGTCAATGAGTAGTTCAGTCATTTCTACACCAGAG GCTTTCAGAGCAGCTAATATCTCTGGAGCTCAGCAAACTCCCCAAAGCCTCCCCAATGCTGGCCTGTCTACAGGACCTGCTCTTCCTCAGCACCTTGCAATGCACCCTTATTCACAGCCTACCCTTCCTCTGGGCCATTTTGCAAATATGGTCAGTTACCCTTTCTTGCCTCAGAGCTACTCATATGTGCCGTCAGCCTTCCAGCAAACATTCGCTGGTAATAGCACATATCATCAATCTTTAGCTGCTCTTCTTCCCCAATACAAAAATAGCCTCTCGTCCAGCAGCTTGCCTCAGTCTGGTGCAATTCCTTCTGGTTATGGGTTTAATGGTTCGACGGGCATTCCTGGAGGGAATTTCTCTCTAAATCCACCGGCTGCACCTGCGCCCACGACTTTAGGATATGATGATGCTTTGAGCTCACAGTACAAGGACGCCAACAGCTTGCTGTCTCTTCAGCAG AATGAGAATTCAGCTATGTGGCTTCAAGGACCCGGTGCGCGTACAATGGGTACAGTTCCAGCCAATACATATTACAACTTCCAAGGGCAAACTCAACAACCCACTGGTCTCCGACAAGGACAAGGCCAACAGCCTTCTCAGCACTTTGGGTCCCTCAATTACCCAAATTTTTACCAGTCAGCTGGGATGTCACTGGAACATCAGCAGCAAATTGTCAGAGATGGTTCGCTCGGTGGCTCACAAAGCCAGCAAGCCAAACAGTCCGCTCAGATATGGCAGAACACCTACTAA